GCGACCGGCTCGCGTTCGACACCGACCCGGTGGCGTTCCGCGCGCGGCACGACGCGGCCCGGCGCGACCTCACGGAGCGGCTCGCCCGCGCCCGCGAACGGGCCCCGCGGCTCGACAGCGGCGACGCGGTCTTCGCACACGCGACCGGCCTGTGCCTCGCGGCACGCGTGGACGGCCTGCGGGCGGACCTCGTGCTGCTGCGGGCGGCACGGGCACTGGCCGCCTGGGAGGAGGCGCCGTCGGTGTCGCCAGCCCACGTGGACCAGGTCGCCGAACTGGTCCTGCGGCACCGCCGGCATCCCGACGTGGCCGCCGCGCCACCGCCCTCGTCCGAAGCGGCGGTGCCACGGCCTGCGGCCGACGACACCCCGTGGGGCGAGATGCCGCCCGAGCCCGTGGGCCTGACCCCCGTCAAGCCGCTGCGTCCGCTGGCCGGAGCGCCCACCGCAAAAAAAGCCTGAGCGCCCCGCAGGCCCGCGCGAGCCGCTCGGGCCTGCGGCGGCGCGATGGCGGCATCGACTGGGTGCGGACCCTCGCCGCGCGGGGCGGCTCACCGCTCGACCGCCGCCACCTTCGCCAGCGTGACCTCGTCGCGGGCGCACCGGCGCTGCACTGCATCGTGATCGACGCCTCCGGCTCGATGGTGGGTGGCGGGCGGCTCGCGAAGGCCAAGGGCATCGCCGCCGCACTCGCGGACGCGGCCTGGCGGCGGCGCGACGAAGTCGCGGTGCTGTCGTTCTCGGGCGGGCACACCCTGGTGCACGTGCCACCCGGCCGCGCGCGCCCGCGCAGCGGTGTCCGCTTCGCCACGCTCGGCGGCGGCGGTGGCACGTCGCTCGCGCGCGGCCTCGCCGACGCGGACGCGCTGCTCACGCGCGCCGCCCGCCGGCACCCGCACCAGGTCCGCTGGCTGTGGCTGCTGACCGACGGCCGCAGCGCGCAGGAACCCGGACGCCCGCACGCGGCGGACCACGTGCGGATCGTCGACCTCGAAGGCGGCCGCGTGAACCTGGGCCGCAACGCGGCGCTGGCGGCGCGCTGGGGCGCCGGATACCTGGCGGCGGCCGACTTCGGATGACCGGAGCACCGGGGCGACGACTTCATCATCGCCACGGAATTCGTGCCCATAATGCATGACGTTCACACGACCCCAGGGGAGCGCATTCGAATGGCCTTCAAGACCATCGCAACCGGAGTCGCCACGATCGCCTTGCTGGCGATGGCCGTGGCCTGTTCGTCGATCGAGCCGCCCCCGCCGTGCGCGGGCGGTGACCCGGCCGTGGTCTGCACGGCCGAGGGGCCGGTGCGGGGTTCGCTGGAAGGCGGACTGCTCGCGGTGCGCGGCATCCCGTACGCCGCGCCGCCGGTGGGCCCGAAACGGTGGCAGCCGCCCGCCAAGGCCGCGCCATGGTCCGGCACCCGCGACGGCACCCGCTTCGGCAACGTCTGCCCGCAGCTCGCCGGCCCCGACGTCGTGGGCGACGAGGACTGCCTCACCGTCAACGTCTGGGCCCCGCGCCCGGCACCGGCCAAGCCGCTGCCCGTGATGGTGTTCTTCACCGGCGGCGGCAACCACGGCTTCTCCGGCCAGGGGGCCGGTGTGTTCGGCGGCGTGAAGTACGACGGCTCCCGCCTCGCGCCCGAGGGCGCGGTGTTCGTGAGCTTCAACTACCGGCTGGGCGCCCTCGGCTTCCTCACCACCGACACGCTCGCCGGCAACTACGGCAGCCTCGACCAGATCGCGATGCTGCAGTGGCTGCAACGGAACATCGCGGCGTTCGGCGGTGATCCGAAGCGCGTGTTCCTGTTCGGCACGTCGGCCGGCGGCGGCAACCTCTGCGCGCTGATGACGGCCCCCGCGGCACGCGGCCTGTTCCATGGCGTCTCGATGCAGTCGAGCGTGCCCACCGGCTGCGAGATCGCCACCGCCGCCGA
This genomic stretch from Piscinibacter gummiphilus harbors:
- a CDS encoding vWA domain-containing protein; protein product: MRTLAARGGSPLDRRHLRQRDLVAGAPALHCIVIDASGSMVGGGRLAKAKGIAAALADAAWRRRDEVAVLSFSGGHTLVHVPPGRARPRSGVRFATLGGGGGTSLARGLADADALLTRAARRHPHQVRWLWLLTDGRSAQEPGRPHAADHVRIVDLEGGRVNLGRNAALAARWGAGYLAAADFG